A single genomic interval of uncultured Pseudodesulfovibrio sp. harbors:
- the galE gene encoding UDP-glucose 4-epimerase GalE, whose protein sequence is MSKNILVTGGAGYIGSHTCKALAARGFTPVTYDSMVYGHEWAVKWGPLVRGDIADRVALDAVFEEYNPAGVIHFAAFIAVGESVQDPAKYYRNNSVGTLTLLEAMRDHGVKPIVFSSTAAMYGMPQAVPIVESHPQWPINPYGWSKFMVERMLEDFGRAYGTRHCALRYFNAAGADPDGEIGEAHDPETHLIPLVLQAARNPEKPITVFGTDYDTPDGTCIRDYIHVNDLADAHIRALDYLADNSSAAINLGTGTGNSVQEIIEASRSVTGVDIQPQFGPRREGDPSRLVADRTLAKQKLGWEPQFTDITETIGHAWNWMQSQA, encoded by the coding sequence ATGAGCAAGAATATTCTCGTGACCGGTGGTGCCGGATACATCGGAAGCCACACCTGCAAGGCGCTGGCAGCACGCGGGTTCACACCCGTCACCTATGACAGCATGGTCTACGGCCATGAATGGGCTGTGAAATGGGGACCGCTTGTCAGGGGCGATATCGCGGACCGGGTCGCACTCGACGCGGTATTCGAGGAATACAACCCCGCCGGAGTCATTCACTTTGCCGCCTTCATCGCTGTGGGTGAATCCGTGCAGGATCCGGCTAAGTACTACCGCAACAATTCGGTCGGCACCCTGACCCTGCTCGAGGCCATGCGCGACCATGGCGTGAAGCCCATCGTGTTTTCTTCCACCGCTGCCATGTACGGCATGCCGCAGGCCGTGCCCATCGTGGAAAGCCATCCCCAGTGGCCCATCAATCCGTACGGGTGGAGCAAATTCATGGTGGAGCGCATGCTTGAAGATTTCGGACGGGCCTACGGCACCCGTCATTGCGCCCTGCGCTATTTCAATGCCGCCGGGGCCGACCCGGACGGCGAAATCGGTGAGGCGCACGACCCGGAAACGCATCTCATTCCGCTGGTGCTTCAGGCCGCCCGCAACCCGGAAAAGCCCATCACGGTTTTCGGTACGGATTACGACACGCCGGACGGCACCTGCATCCGCGACTACATCCACGTCAACGATCTGGCCGATGCCCATATCCGGGCGCTCGATTATCTCGCGGACAACAGCTCCGCAGCCATCAACCTCGGCACCGGCACCGGCAACTCGGTGCAGGAGATTATAGAGGCGTCCCGCTCGGTGACCGGCGTGGACATCCAGCCGCAGTTCGGTCCGCGCCGCGAAGGCGATCCGTCCCGTCTGGTGGCCGATCGCACGCTGGCAAAGCAGAAGCTGGGTTGGGAACCGCAGTTCACCGACATCACCGAGACCATCGGGCACGCCTGGAACTGGATGCAGAGTCAGGCATAA